The DNA segment CGCGCACGCCCGCGTTCAAGAACACGCGGGTCACCGTGCGGGCGGAGGGCACTGAAGAATGAAGACTGAAGATTGAAGATTGCCTGACGCGGGTCGGGTTGCGTTCCACGCTTCCGAAAAGCACCCGCTCACGGCCTGCCGAAATCATTCTTGCGATTTAATTCTTCAATCTTCAATCTTCATTCCGGCGCGGCGTCTCCGGTCAGTTCGCGGATGAGATCGCCGGCGCGCTCGTAGCGGTATTCCTCGGCGTATTCCACGCCGGCGCGCTCGCCGACCCCGGCCGCCCACGCCCGCACGAACGTTTCGATCACCGGGCCGGGGTTGTCGGCGTCGAGCATCGCCAGCGCGTTCGGATCGCCGCCGGTCGCGGCGAACGTTCGCTTCACGTCCTCGACCATCATGCGCACCTGGCTTTCGTGGCAGAGGATCGATTCGATCTTCTTGTCGATGTGCGGCGTGATGTCGACGAGCTTGTTCACGTCGCGCGGGCGCTTGGCGAAGTAATACGTTTCGGCGACGTAGTGCGTCTCGAGTCCCTCGCGCAGGTGTTCGTGATGATAAAACGGCAGCGACGCGAAACCCGCGGCCTCCATCGCGGCGAACGCGACGGCGCGGTGATCCGGGTGCGGCTCATACGGCGCGAACGGGTCGAAGGTCAGAAGCGTGGACGGGCGAATTTGACGGATATAGCGCATGAACTGCTCGCGCAGCACGTTGATCGGCGTGTCGCCGAGAAACCCGTCGGGATATTCGAGGAAGAATACGTCGCGCTTTTCGAGCACCTTCGCGGCGTCGCGGGCCTCGCGGTCGCGGGAGACGCTGATGATCTCGTCGCGATCGAGCTCGAACGTGCCGCGCTCGTTGTTGGTCGCGATGACCTCGTAAATTTCGCGCCCTTCGGCGGCGAATTTCGCGACAAGTCCGCCCGCGAAAAACTCGCAGTCATCCGCGTGCGCGGTGAGAAGAAGGACGGGTCCGTCGGTCATGTCAGGGCTCCGGGTTCGGGATTTCGCTTTCGTGCTCAATCAATTCGGGCGCGTGATTGACGCCAAGGAACGCGGCCATCGATGCCTCGCCGCGCAGATTGTATCCGTAAAACGCGGTGAGGTACGGGTCGATCACCGCATGCGCCACGGCGTGGTCAACAAACGCGAAGGGCTCGCCCGTCTTGCGCCGGTTGCCCATGCCGCAGCCGTCGCCGTCGCCGAAGAGCGAGGGCAAAAGCAGGCAGGCATCGGTGAACGTGTAATGCCCCGCGTCCCGCATCTCCACCTTCACCTTCGGCGACGGGGAGATGGCGTAGTCGTAGCGGAACAGGAACGTCGCGTCGCCCATGGAGTCGTCCTCCAGGCCGAACATGAAAAACCGCGCGGCGTCAAAGCCGGGGCTCGTCCACGGGAACATGAACGACGCCATCACCGCGGCCGCGCGAATGCGCCGGTCGTCGCGCGCGGATTCGACGGCGCACGTGCCGCCGAACGAGTGCCCGAGCGTCGCGACGCGGCCCGGATCGACGAGCCCGGCGAACATCGTGCCGGAGTCGCTGCGCGCCATCGAGGTCATCGTGTCGATCAGAAACGAGATGTCTTTTTTCCGCTGGCCGTAGGAGACGGGCACGAGGTTTTCGTTGAACGGCACGGGGCCGTCGGGAAGCGGCGTGATCGCCGCGTTGCCGGTGTGATCGGGCGCCATGACGACAAAGCCGTGGCTCGCCAGGTATTCCATCGTCGTGAAATTTTGCAGGCGCAATCCGCCGAGCCCATGCGAGAAAACGATCAACCCAAACGGCGCGTCGCCCGCGCGGATCGGCGCATCGCGCGCGGAACCGGTTTGCGCGTAGAGATTCGCCAGCTCGTCGGGTGTCGCGCCTTCGGCGGCGAGCATGGCGAGCACCTGGGCGATCCAGTCGCCGAAAAATGCGTCGAGCGTGTCGCGCGGCAGATCGAGCGCCGCGTCGGTGGCGGGATACCACACCTCGGTGACGAGCGTGCGGACATCGTGCGTCGCCGGGTCGCGCCGCGTTTCGTCCACGAACACGAAGGTCGTGTTGCCGACCGGCCACGCGCCGCGCGCGGCGGGATCAAAACCCGGCGCGGGGAAAGGCGCGCCGTCGTCGTCATCGTCCGCGCCCGGCGGCGGATCAGGGTCGGGCCATTCGCGGTCGTCGTCCGAGGCATCGTCATCTTCGACCGCGTCGTCATCGTCGCTCGCCGCGTCATCGTCCGTGGCGGGCGACGGGCTCGCGTCATCGTCGTCGTCGTCGCCGCAGCCGCACCCGGAAAGCGCGACGAGCGCGGCAAAAAGCGCCATCGCCAACAAGGCGGAGCGCACATGGTGCAAGGGGAGCGGATGGCGGCGCATCATGATTCGATCCAAAATGGTGGAGCCCGCAGATTGACGCCGATCGGCCACGCGATCAAGCGGCTAGCGGCGCACGTGGCTCGCCGCGCGGACGCCCCCGAGAAAACCGAACAAATGTCCCTGCCAGGAAACGCCCGCCGGGCCGGGCAGCACACCCCAGATGAGGCCGCCGTAGGTCACCGCGACGAAGATCGAGATCAGCGCCGCGA comes from the bacterium genome and includes:
- a CDS encoding PIG-L family deacetylase, producing the protein MTDGPVLLLTAHADDCEFFAGGLVAKFAAEGREIYEVIATNNERGTFELDRDEIISVSRDREARDAAKVLEKRDVFFLEYPDGFLGDTPINVLREQFMRYIRQIRPSTLLTFDPFAPYEPHPDHRAVAFAAMEAAGFASLPFYHHEHLREGLETHYVAETYYFAKRPRDVNKLVDITPHIDKKIESILCHESQVRMMVEDVKRTFAATGGDPNALAMLDADNPGPVIETFVRAWAAGVGERAGVEYAEEYRYERAGDLIRELTGDAAPE